Proteins from one Pontibacter korlensis genomic window:
- the atpD gene encoding F0F1 ATP synthase subunit beta: MANIGRITQVIGPVVDVSFVGENSKLPNILDALQVTKDNGQVIVLEVQNHLGEDRVRTIAMDSTEGLTRGAEVVDLGGPIKMPTGEGIKGRLFNVIGEAIDGIPQPQSTGGLPIHRPAPRFEDLATSSEVLYTGIKVIDLIEPYAKGGKIGLFGGAGVGKTVLIQELINNIAKAHGGLSVFAGVGERTREGNDLLREMIEAGIVRYGKEFLESLEHGGWDLSKVDQEELKESKATFVFGQMNEPPGARARVALSGLTMAEYYRDGEPGSSDAGRDILFFVDNIFRFTQAGSEVSALLGRMPSAVGYQPTLATEMGAMQERITSTKRGSITSVQAVYVPADDLTDPAPATTFAHLDATTVLSRKISELGIYPAVDPLDSTSRILTPDVVGEDHYNTAQRVKEILQRYKELQDIIAILGMDELSDEDKLVVHRARRVQRFLSQPFHVAEQFTGLKGVLVDIKDTIKGFNEIMDGKYDHLPESAFNLVGTIEDAVAKGEKMLAEAK; encoded by the coding sequence ATGGCGAATATTGGCAGAATAACCCAGGTTATCGGTCCGGTTGTGGACGTTAGCTTTGTGGGTGAAAACTCTAAGCTACCAAATATTTTGGATGCCCTACAAGTGACGAAGGACAACGGCCAGGTAATTGTGCTGGAAGTGCAGAATCACCTTGGGGAAGACCGCGTACGTACCATTGCGATGGACTCTACCGAAGGTCTTACTCGTGGCGCTGAAGTTGTTGACCTGGGTGGCCCAATCAAAATGCCGACAGGCGAAGGCATCAAAGGCCGTCTTTTCAACGTAATTGGCGAAGCCATTGACGGTATTCCACAGCCTCAAAGCACAGGTGGTCTGCCAATCCACAGACCTGCTCCTCGTTTCGAGGACCTTGCTACTTCTTCTGAAGTACTTTATACAGGTATCAAAGTAATCGACCTTATCGAGCCTTATGCAAAAGGTGGTAAAATCGGTTTGTTCGGTGGTGCCGGTGTAGGTAAAACAGTATTGATCCAGGAGCTGATCAACAACATCGCGAAAGCACACGGTGGTCTTTCTGTATTTGCCGGTGTAGGTGAGCGTACACGTGAGGGTAACGACCTTCTGCGTGAGATGATCGAGGCTGGTATCGTGCGTTACGGAAAAGAGTTCTTAGAGTCTCTTGAGCACGGTGGCTGGGATCTTTCTAAAGTTGACCAGGAAGAACTGAAGGAGTCTAAAGCTACCTTCGTGTTCGGTCAGATGAACGAGCCTCCTGGGGCGCGTGCACGTGTTGCTCTTTCTGGTCTTACTATGGCGGAGTACTACCGCGATGGTGAGCCTGGCTCAAGCGACGCTGGTCGTGACATCCTGTTCTTCGTAGATAACATCTTCCGCTTCACACAGGCGGGTTCTGAGGTATCAGCCCTTCTTGGCCGTATGCCATCTGCGGTAGGTTACCAGCCAACACTGGCAACTGAAATGGGTGCCATGCAGGAGCGTATTACGTCTACTAAGCGTGGTTCCATTACTTCGGTACAGGCCGTTTACGTACCTGCCGACGACTTAACTGACCCTGCTCCAGCGACAACTTTCGCTCACTTGGACGCAACTACAGTACTTTCTCGTAAAATTTCCGAGCTTGGCATCTACCCAGCGGTAGACCCTCTGGACTCTACTTCGCGTATCCTGACGCCAGACGTAGTAGGTGAAGACCACTACAACACTGCACAGCGCGTGAAAGAGATTCTGCAGCGCTACAAAGAGCTTCAGGATATTATTGCCATCCTTGGTATGGACGAACTTTCTGACGAGGATAAACTGGTTGTACACAGAGCGCGTCGTGTGCAGCGTTTCTTGTCTCAGCCTTTCCACGTGGCAGAGCAGTTTACAGGCCTGAAAGGTGTACTGGTAGATATCAAAGACACCATCAAAGGCTTTAACGAGATCATGGACGGTAAGTATGACCACCTGCCTGAGTCAGCTTTCAACTTGGTTGGTACCATTGAGGATGCTGTGGCTAAAGGTGAGAAAATGCTAGCCGAAGCAAAATAG
- a CDS encoding trans-sulfuration enzyme family protein, translating to MPHIHPKTTPIYQTSVFAFEDLNALESYFEQPGQSYMYTRYGNPNTDELAKEVNKLEGGAGGVATSSGMSAILAAVLAVCKAGDHVLYAEEIYGGSSALLSQELIRVGIEVSFVPTADTYILDNYIQPNTRLLLAETMSNPLLQVLDVARLAQETQRHGIKLAIDNTFATPILTKPLDLGADIAIHSVTKYLSGHSDVTAGVVVCKEQEDLQRVQKVMMVYGLNLSPFEGWLAARGLKTLRLRMKQHCNTALEIANYLKQHPKVEKVWYPGLAEHPQYELAKQQGQGMFGGMLSFKIVDETEAVNRFMRALSGIPFTPSLAGVSTSISYPLGTSHRSLTSEQQQKMGITAGVIRFSVGIEEPEELIAELETALAEV from the coding sequence ATGCCACACATCCACCCTAAAACTACCCCTATTTACCAGACTTCTGTTTTCGCCTTTGAGGACCTGAATGCGCTGGAGTCATACTTTGAGCAGCCGGGGCAGAGCTACATGTACACTCGCTATGGCAACCCAAATACAGATGAGCTGGCAAAGGAGGTGAACAAGTTGGAAGGAGGTGCTGGGGGAGTAGCAACCTCATCGGGCATGTCGGCAATACTGGCGGCTGTACTAGCTGTTTGTAAGGCAGGAGACCATGTGCTATATGCAGAGGAGATCTATGGAGGTTCTTCGGCACTGCTGTCTCAGGAGTTAATCCGGGTTGGCATTGAAGTATCCTTTGTGCCCACAGCCGATACTTATATTTTAGACAACTACATACAACCAAATACACGCCTGTTGCTGGCAGAAACAATGAGCAACCCGCTGTTGCAGGTGCTGGACGTGGCAAGGCTGGCACAGGAAACACAGAGGCATGGCATAAAGCTGGCAATCGACAACACCTTTGCTACACCTATACTTACTAAGCCACTCGACCTGGGTGCTGATATAGCTATTCATAGTGTAACAAAGTACCTCTCGGGACACAGCGATGTAACAGCTGGTGTAGTTGTATGCAAAGAGCAGGAGGACCTGCAGCGGGTACAGAAGGTAATGATGGTGTATGGGTTAAACCTAAGCCCGTTTGAAGGCTGGTTAGCCGCGCGAGGGCTAAAAACACTGCGCCTTCGTATGAAGCAGCATTGTAATACCGCGCTTGAAATAGCCAATTATCTGAAGCAGCATCCAAAGGTAGAAAAAGTATGGTACCCTGGGTTAGCAGAGCACCCTCAGTATGAGCTGGCTAAGCAGCAGGGGCAGGGAATGTTCGGAGGAATGCTCAGCTTTAAAATAGTAGATGAAACAGAGGCTGTAAACCGCTTTATGCGTGCTTTGTCTGGCATACCTTTTACTCCTTCGCTTGCGGGCGTAAGTACCTCTATCTCTTACCCCTTGGGTACCTCGCACCGCTCATTAACTTCGGAGCAGCAACAGAAAATGGGAATTACAGCAGGAGTAATTCGTTTTTCAGTAGGTATAGAAGAGCCGGAGGAGCTGATAGCTGAACTTGAAACCGCTTTAGCAGAAGTATAA
- a CDS encoding 50S ribosomal protein L25/general stress protein Ctc codes for MKTLEIIGFKRANLGKQQSKELRNESFVPGVLYGGQEQVHFYAPAILFRDLIYTPEVHEVDLNIEGTHYRAILQDSQFHPVNEMLLHVDFLELQDDKQVKIDVPVKFVGNSPGVMAGGKLVTKLRSIKIKALPANLPDFVEVNISDLELGKSIKVSKIQPDNYEILTNPSAPIATVTIPRALKSAQAEEARGKK; via the coding sequence ATGAAAACGTTAGAGATTATAGGGTTTAAAAGAGCAAATCTCGGCAAGCAGCAGTCGAAAGAACTGCGTAATGAGTCTTTTGTACCAGGCGTACTTTACGGTGGCCAGGAGCAGGTTCATTTCTATGCTCCAGCTATCCTGTTCCGTGACCTGATCTACACGCCAGAGGTACACGAGGTAGACCTGAACATTGAAGGTACTCACTACCGTGCTATCCTTCAGGATTCTCAGTTCCACCCCGTAAACGAAATGCTGCTGCACGTTGACTTCCTGGAGCTGCAGGACGATAAGCAAGTTAAGATTGATGTTCCGGTTAAGTTTGTTGGCAACTCTCCTGGTGTAATGGCCGGTGGTAAGCTGGTAACTAAACTGCGTAGCATCAAAATCAAAGCGCTTCCTGCTAACCTGCCGGACTTCGTAGAGGTAAACATCTCTGATCTGGAACTTGGTAAGTCTATCAAAGTTTCTAAAATCCAGCCGGATAACTACGAAATCCTGACAAACCCAAGCGCTCCAATCGCTACAGTAACCATTCCGCGTGCCCTTAAGAGTGCACAGGCTGAAGAAGCTCGTGGCAAAAAGTAA
- a CDS encoding MFS transporter: MKKIVLLYRNAFGGLSRPAWMMSLVMLINRSGAMVTPFLSVYLTEVLDYSLKEAGIVLSMYGLGSVCGSFLGGWLTDKVGHFKVQFLSLTVGGSLYFVLLSLRQFEALMAGVFILSLVNDTLRPANSSSIASYARPENVTRAFSLNRMAINLGFSIGPALGGLLAAISYRWLFIADGLTCILAGLFFFFYFRNLQGQPPQQTVNAIEPKANARSPYSDGYFVLFAILCCCFATIFFQLLSTLPLYYRQVYTLSENKIGLLLGLNGLIVFLLEMILVYLIGDRVRKSWLIAGGVLVLGLSFVLLNLTQHLAILVVAMLLLSVAEILAMPFMATITVERSGLANRGSYMGLYTISYAAAHVVAPYLGTTLAATYGFATLWWCTGALSVVTAVGLYFVVQHIEKERVRKRNLPTPGAETMAVAQ, from the coding sequence ATGAAAAAGATAGTTCTGCTCTACCGCAACGCTTTTGGAGGCCTCTCCCGCCCTGCCTGGATGATGTCTCTGGTTATGCTCATAAACCGCAGCGGTGCTATGGTTACGCCTTTCCTGAGTGTATACCTGACAGAGGTGCTTGATTATAGCTTAAAAGAAGCGGGCATAGTACTCAGCATGTATGGCTTGGGCTCAGTGTGCGGTTCCTTTTTGGGCGGGTGGCTGACAGATAAAGTAGGCCACTTTAAAGTGCAGTTCCTAAGCCTGACAGTAGGTGGCAGTTTATACTTTGTGCTGCTAAGCCTACGCCAGTTCGAGGCATTGATGGCCGGCGTATTTATACTAAGCCTGGTTAACGATACCTTGCGGCCTGCCAACTCCTCCTCTATTGCCTCCTATGCTCGCCCCGAAAACGTGACAAGGGCTTTCTCCCTGAACCGTATGGCCATCAACCTGGGGTTTTCCATTGGCCCTGCATTGGGTGGTTTGCTAGCAGCCATTTCGTACCGCTGGTTGTTTATAGCTGATGGACTTACCTGTATTTTGGCGGGCCTGTTCTTCTTCTTTTACTTCCGGAACCTGCAAGGGCAGCCGCCGCAGCAAACAGTTAATGCCATAGAGCCAAAAGCCAATGCTCGCTCACCTTACAGCGATGGCTATTTTGTGCTCTTTGCCATACTTTGCTGCTGCTTTGCCACCATATTCTTTCAGCTACTCTCTACGCTACCCCTCTACTACAGGCAGGTTTATACTTTATCAGAAAATAAGATCGGTCTGCTGCTGGGGCTAAACGGGCTCATTGTGTTCTTGTTGGAAATGATTCTTGTTTACCTGATAGGAGATCGCGTACGCAAGTCGTGGCTGATTGCAGGGGGCGTACTGGTGCTGGGCCTGTCTTTTGTACTGCTTAACCTGACACAGCACTTGGCTATACTTGTAGTGGCAATGCTGTTGCTGAGCGTGGCTGAGATTTTGGCTATGCCCTTTATGGCAACCATAACAGTGGAGCGCTCCGGCTTAGCCAATAGGGGTTCTTATATGGGCCTTTATACTATATCCTATGCTGCTGCCCACGTGGTGGCTCCGTACCTTGGCACTACACTTGCCGCAACTTACGGCTTTGCCACTTTGTGGTGGTGTACAGGAGCTTTATCTGTGGTAACAGCCGTTGGTTTATACTTTGTAGTACAGCACATCGAAAAAGAACGAGTAAGAAAACGGAACCTACCTACTCCTGGAGCCGAGACGATGGCAGTGGCCCAGTAA
- the atpC gene encoding ATP synthase F1 subunit epsilon — protein MYLEIITPDKKVYAGEVEAAQFPGANGSFEVLDSHAPLISTLDKGSIRITTNKGQEFFTVDGGVVEVLNNKIIVLAESVTE, from the coding sequence ATGTATTTAGAGATAATCACACCTGACAAAAAGGTTTATGCCGGTGAGGTAGAGGCTGCTCAGTTCCCGGGAGCTAATGGCTCTTTCGAGGTGCTGGACTCACACGCCCCGCTCATCAGCACCCTTGACAAAGGAAGCATCCGTATCACTACCAACAAAGGACAGGAGTTCTTTACCGTGGACGGTGGTGTGGTAGAAGTGCTCAACAACAAGATTATTGTACTAGCTGAGTCTGTAACTGAGTAA
- a CDS encoding ribose-phosphate pyrophosphokinase — protein MPQVKIFSGSESRYLAEKIAAAYGTKLGDLTISRFSDGEIGVHYNESVRGAEVFIVLSTFPPADNLMELMLLVDAAKRASAHKVIVVMPYYGYARQDRKDKPRVAIGSKVVANAIQSVGADRLMTCDLHAGQIQGFFDIPVDHLDGSAIFVPYLRSLNLGEDLIFASPDVGGVVRTRAFAKNFGAEMVVCDKHRKRANEIASMQVIGDVEGMDVVLVDDMVDTAGTITKAAELLKDKGAKTVRAIATHPVLSGPAYDRIQSSVLEELVVSDTIPLKQESSKIKVLSFADLFARAINNVVTHESISSLFI, from the coding sequence ATGCCACAAGTTAAAATCTTCTCTGGTTCAGAATCCCGTTACCTGGCTGAGAAAATAGCCGCTGCCTATGGCACCAAGCTCGGCGACCTTACTATCTCCCGCTTTAGCGATGGCGAGATAGGTGTACATTACAACGAGTCAGTTCGTGGCGCAGAGGTGTTCATCGTACTTTCTACGTTTCCGCCAGCTGATAACCTGATGGAGCTAATGCTGCTGGTGGATGCCGCCAAGCGAGCCTCAGCTCACAAGGTAATCGTGGTGATGCCATACTATGGCTACGCCCGCCAGGATAGAAAAGATAAGCCGCGTGTTGCAATAGGCTCTAAAGTAGTAGCTAATGCTATACAGTCGGTAGGTGCAGATCGCCTCATGACTTGCGACCTGCACGCTGGCCAGATCCAGGGCTTCTTCGACATTCCTGTGGATCACCTGGATGGTTCTGCCATCTTTGTGCCTTACCTGCGCAGCCTAAACCTGGGCGAAGACCTTATCTTTGCATCGCCTGACGTAGGTGGTGTGGTAAGAACAAGAGCCTTTGCAAAGAACTTTGGCGCCGAAATGGTTGTTTGCGACAAACACCGTAAGCGTGCTAACGAGATTGCCTCTATGCAGGTGATCGGTGATGTAGAAGGAATGGATGTAGTACTGGTAGACGACATGGTTGACACAGCCGGTACTATTACCAAAGCAGCCGAGCTGCTTAAAGATAAAGGAGCGAAAACAGTTCGTGCCATTGCAACGCACCCGGTGCTGTCAGGCCCTGCCTATGACCGCATCCAGAGCTCAGTACTGGAGGAGCTTGTTGTATCAGACACTATTCCGCTGAAGCAGGAGAGTTCTAAGATCAAGGTACTGTCTTTTGCAGACCTGTTCGCCAGAGCAATCAACAACGTGGTAACACACGAGTCGATCAGCTCACTATTTATTTAA
- the pth gene encoding aminoacyl-tRNA hydrolase, producing the protein MKYLIVGLGNIGPEYAETRHNIGFMVLDYLANKFDSKFDTGRHAFVTEIKSKGRTFVLVKPTTYMNLSGKAVGHYLNSLKLPPEQMMVITDDIAIPFGKLRIRAKGSPGGHNGLKHIEQTLGHNNYPRLRFGVGDNYNKGKQVDYVLSKFSEEEQPELQTLIEKSADSVIAFGTVGLERTMNQYNTK; encoded by the coding sequence ATGAAATACCTGATCGTGGGCCTGGGAAATATTGGTCCTGAGTATGCTGAAACACGCCATAACATTGGCTTTATGGTGCTGGACTACCTGGCAAACAAGTTTGACAGCAAGTTTGACACAGGCCGCCATGCCTTTGTTACTGAGATCAAGTCCAAGGGCCGTACTTTTGTACTGGTAAAGCCAACTACCTACATGAACTTAAGCGGTAAGGCAGTTGGCCACTACCTCAACAGCCTAAAATTGCCACCAGAGCAGATGATGGTGATTACCGATGATATTGCCATCCCTTTTGGCAAACTACGCATTCGTGCCAAAGGCAGCCCGGGCGGGCACAACGGCCTGAAGCACATCGAGCAAACATTAGGGCATAATAACTATCCGCGCTTGCGCTTTGGCGTTGGCGACAATTATAACAAGGGCAAGCAGGTGGATTATGTGCTCAGCAAGTTCAGCGAAGAGGAACAGCCGGAGCTGCAAACCTTGATTGAAAAGTCCGCTGATTCTGTTATAGCGTTTGGCACTGTTGGCCTGGAGCGCACCATGAACCAGTACAATACCAAGTAA